Below is a window of Burkholderiales bacterium DNA.
GCAACTAACACCGCCATCCCGGCGCGCGGACACGTTACCGCGAAAGCGGCCGTTTGCGGGGAGCGCGCCTTGGCCCCGCCTCCCGCAAGCTGGCCTGTGGCTAACGTGTCGGCGGGGCGCGCGGACACGTTACCGCGAAGCGGCCGTTTGCGGGGAGCGCGCCTTGGCCCCGCCTCCCGCAAGCTGGCCTGTGGCTAACGTGTCGGCGGGGCCTTCCCCCGTCAAGGGGAAAGGAGAAAGTGCTGTCGCTTTAAGGGAAAGGAAATCGACGGGGACTCGCGAAACGTGATGATCCTTGCAAAGCAGACGTGAAAAGGGGCCGTCAGGCCCCTTGATATGATAGGCGGGAGGGACTACCTGAACACTTCGATGCCACCGCCGCCGCTGCCGCGGACCGGAGGTGCGCTGATCGTTTCTTTCGGTCCACCATTTGCCGTTCCCGGTTGCAGCGGGTCGACGCGGCGTGGATCGAATTCGCGCGGGTCGACCGGACCGGCGCTGCCGGCGGCGCCGCGGATTCGACTGTAATCTTCATCCGCTTCGTCCGCGCTGCCGAAGCGCGGATCCAGGTAGTGCCTGCCGTTCTCCGGCGTGGCATCGGTTGGGCGAGTGGGGTCGGTACGCGCGTCAAGCGGCGGCGTGGCGTCGGCCGGCGTGGTCGCGTCACGCTCTACCTTCGAGGTTTGCGGTGTTGTCGACCAGCTTGAACCATCCGCTCCGGCCGGACCTGATCCTCCGGCGGCGCCGTACCCGTCGGGTCGGTCGGCGTATGAATTATTCCGCGCGGCGCTCAGTTCGTCTCCCGAAATCTGGCCATCGCCGTCTGCATCGACCGTCATGAAATCGAGCACGGTTCCGCCGGCGCCGATTTGCGCCTCGCCTCTGCTGACGACGTTATCGCCGTTGGTGTCGAGCCGCTCCATGCTGAGCGTCCCTTGCGATTGCATTTGCGATGAACCTTCGATCACGCCGTCCGCCGCAGCATTCGTGGCTATGAGCGGCGAAGCGAATGCACAGGCGATAATCCAGGGCAGGTGCTTTTTCATAACGGGCTCCTTTGTGGTGTTTGCTCGATCGATAGATGTTTGAGAGAGCAATCGCCGCGTCGTTCAGTGTTTGCATAGCCGGGAACGACGCAAATTTCCAGATGATGCTTTCCGAATGCAGGCGACTGGGGACGCTGCGAACAAACGAAGGTAGGCGAAGACGGACATCAAATAAAAAAGGGGCCGCCAGGCCCCTTTATGATGCTTTGACGCTTACTGCGCTTTTTTCTTCATTTTTTCTTCGTCTTTCGGGGTTGCAGCGGGGTCGATCGGCCTATCGCTGCTCGAACTGCCGGCACCAGGCTGGGCTGCGGGCTCAGCCGCACCGGCCGGCCCGGCAGCGCCGGCATCGCGCTCGCTTGCACCCTGATCTTTGCTGCCGTCGGTGGCGCGTGCGGCTGGTTGCTTCGTGCTTTTCTCTGCGCCCGTGGTCGCGCTGGCATCTGCGGCGGAACCTGCCTTATCGGTCGCGAGTGCGTAGGTCGAGCCCAAGGCGAGGGCGACGGCTAATGCGATTTCCTTTCTCATGTCCAGCTCCTTTTGATGGTTAATCAAAAAACTACGACTAATACACCGCGCTTTGAAACTGTGGTCAACATTTGCTCACGCTGGCCGCTTCGATCACTTCGCTTCGGGACCGGATGGGCCCGCTACACCGCGTTCCGTCGCGCCATGGTCTTTGGAACCATCGCTGGCGCGTGGTGTGGTCTGCGCTGCCGCGTATTCATCTTTCGAAACGCGTCCGTCACGGTTTTTATCCGACGCCATGAAATCCATCGCCGGACTCATTTTTCGAGCAACGGCGCTCGCTTCGTCCTTGCTGACGTAGCCATCCTTGTTGGCGTCAGTCTGATCCCAAATCGCCGAATGCCTGGCTGCGTCGGACGCTTCCTCCGCGACAGCCAGCGCGGAACCCATGAGCAGCTTGGAACCCAGCATCACGGCTACGGCTAAGGTGATCTGGTTTCTCATCGCGAGATCATGGGTTCCCAATCGTTGTTTACTGCTTTTTCATCTTGTCGTCGGACGCTGCAGCATCGGGCGCCGGTCCGGCGGGTCCTGCCGCGCCGCTGCCCGCTCGCAAGGCCGCGAACTCGTCTTTGGAGAGACGACCATCGGCGTTTACGTCAATGGACGCGAAATCAGCCGCAATTTTGGCTTCCTTCGCTTCCTCCTTGCTGACGTAGCCGTCCTTGTTGGCGTCAACTTGATCCCATCGCATCGTTTGTCCGGCGGTTGCGGAAGTCGCGCCGGCATCCACCGAGGCGCCCGCTTTATCGCCGGCGCTGGCCAAGGTCGAACCCAAGGCGAGAGCGATAGCTAACGCGATTTGCTGTTTCAATCGATAAACTCCTTTTGTTCGGGATTATTCAGGGACTGGTTTTCAGGGACTGAAATGGAACGGATTAAAGGGGCGAACCTGGGGGAGGCGGACCCCTTTTAACCGTTGCAGTACTGTTACTGTTATTTCTTTGCCTTGTCTTCTTTGTCGGCGTCACCGGCCTTGACTTCGCCGCTGGCGTTGGTCGTCGCGCTGGCTCCGGCGGCATCGCCGCTGGCTGCACCGCTCGCGCCTGTAGTCGCCTCGGGACCGGCCGCACCGGCCGCACCTTCTTTCATCGCTACACCGGATTTGGGCTGCGCTTGATCTTGCGTAGCCGACTTCTCGGTGGCCGGGGCCGAAGTCGAATCGCTTTTATGCTTGTCGCCAGCGATGGCGAATGTCGAACCAAGGGCGAGAGCAATTGCGAGTGCGATATGATTTTTCATGGTGTTGTTCCTTATCTGGTTGGTCTGATGATTATCTGGCGAAAGCCATTGCTGGCCCGTTTTAGCAAACGCTATGCCACATGTATTTGTCTATACAGAATAGGCGTTTAACACATTGCCAAAGGGAAGAGGCCAGGTCATTGGGTGAAAAGCTGTTGGGCTCAGGCGACGCCGAGCCGGGAAATCGCATGTCTCTTACCTAGCGGCCTGTCGCAGTTAGGCGACAGAGCAGGGGCGCAAGAAAAGGTCTACACTAAAAACAGGAGTAGCGAGCGAGGACTGCACATGAAAAGCGTCGAGGAACTGCTGCGTAATAAACCCCCCCGGCCATTGGCCAAGGTCGCCCCGGATGTTTCCGTCTATGAGGCGGTCCGCTTGATGGCGGAATACAACATTGGCGCGCTGATCGTTTGCGATGGCGACGGGAAAATGGTCGGCATGATCAGCGAGCGCGATTACGCGCGCAAAATCGTGCTGCAGGGCCGCTCATCGCGCAGCACGATGGTCCGCGACATCATGAGCGATAAGGTCGTTACCGTGATGCCGACCCAGGACATCGAAGACTGCATGATCCTGATGACGCAAAAGCGCATACGCCATCTTCCGGTCGTCGAGAATAGCGAGGTGTTAGGCCTGCTGTCGATTGGCGACCTGGTGCAGGCGACCATCTCCGAAAAGGAGTACATCATCCATCAGCTCGAAAACTATATACATGGATGAACGGAGCAGATTCTAAAGTTCGCGCCGATGATTGACCAGGCTTCATCGTCCGATTTACGCTCCGCCCGCAATCCTTGAGTCGCAGCCCGAATGTCATGCATTGGGCAAGGCTCGCAACGCGGCAGACGCGTTTTCGGGCGCCAACCCTTCGGGCCGGGGTCAATGTGAGCGCATCCCTTTGTCGCAAGCCGCTGGTTGTGGCCGACACAACGGCGCGTCCTGCTTCGCGGCCTGCGCTCACATTGACCCCGGCGCAGGGCTGAATTATTCACGGACAAGCTCTTAATGCCCGCTCGCACTGCGCGTTTCGGCGCCATCATCATCGGCGACGAAATCATGCGCGGCAAGCGCGAAGACAAACACTTCGCGAAGCTGCGCGAATTGCTCGCCAGCCGCGGTCTGGTTTTGGCCTGGAGCCTGTATCTCAATGACGATCCCGAGCAGATCACGGCAAGCCTGCGCGCGTCGTTTGCTCAGGAAGACGGTACCGTTTTCTGCTTCGGCGGCATCGGCGCTACCCCGGACGACTACACACGGCAATGCGCGGCGCGCGCGGCCGGAGTCGGACTGTATCGTCATCCTGACGCGGTCGCCGAGATCGAAGCGCAATTTGGCGCCTCCGCCTGGCCCCTGCGCGTGCTGATGGCCGAATTGCCGCGCGGCAGCATCATCATTCCGAATCCAATCAACCGCGTTCCCGGCTTCAGTCTGGGTTCTCATCATTTCCTGCCGGGCTTTCCGGAAATGGCGTGGCCGATGGTCGAATGGCTGCTCGATTCGCAGCATGCCGCTTCAGCAGCCCCCTTCGAGCGGGAGCGCGCCATACTTGTGTTCGGCGCTTACGAAAGCCTGCTGCTCGAGCTGATGAATCGTTGCGTCGCGAAATTTCCCGCGGCGAAGTTGTTCAGCCTGCCGACCGTCGGGCGCGCCGATCGACGCATCGAGCTGGGTGTTCGCGGCGAGCCCGAAGCAGTCGATCGGGCGATAGAGTATCTGAAGCAAGGTGTCGCTGAGTTCGGCTTCGATTGGCGCGACGCAGCCGATTGTTCCGATGACTGACATCGGTGCTACTACTACAATACAAAGCGCGAGATCAGGCAAAAAAAAGCCCCGCATCGCGGGGCTTTCAGGCACGGGGTAGGAGGATTACCCGCGAGCTTCCTGCCAGTTGCACTGCCTTATGATGTTTTTTTCTTGCCTTGACCGGCGGCGTTGCCGGCTTGCGCAGCGACACTATTTACCGTTGCTTCCGCGCTATCCTGAAACTGCTTGGCTGTTTTCGACAGATTTTCGTACGCGGTATTGGCTGCGGCGATAGCTGATTTCACAGCGGCGACGGCCATGCCTGAAGCACCCGGTGCGGTTTTCTCCGCGCTATCGATCGCTTCCAC
It encodes the following:
- a CDS encoding CBS domain-containing protein, with the translated sequence MKSVEELLRNKPPRPLAKVAPDVSVYEAVRLMAEYNIGALIVCDGDGKMVGMISERDYARKIVLQGRSSRSTMVRDIMSDKVVTVMPTQDIEDCMILMTQKRIRHLPVVENSEVLGLLSIGDLVQATISEKEYIIHQLENYIHG
- a CDS encoding EF-hand domain-containing protein, with the translated sequence MKQQIALAIALALGSTLASAGDKAGASVDAGATSATAGQTMRWDQVDANKDGYVSKEEAKEAKIAADFASIDVNADGRLSKDEFAALRAGSGAAGPAGPAPDAAASDDKMKKQ
- a CDS encoding competence/damage-inducible protein A; translation: MPARTARFGAIIIGDEIMRGKREDKHFAKLRELLASRGLVLAWSLYLNDDPEQITASLRASFAQEDGTVFCFGGIGATPDDYTRQCAARAAGVGLYRHPDAVAEIEAQFGASAWPLRVLMAELPRGSIIIPNPINRVPGFSLGSHHFLPGFPEMAWPMVEWLLDSQHAASAAPFERERAILVFGAYESLLLELMNRCVAKFPAAKLFSLPTVGRADRRIELGVRGEPEAVDRAIEYLKQGVAEFGFDWRDAADCSDD
- a CDS encoding EF-hand domain-containing protein gives rise to the protein MRNQITLAVAVMLGSKLLMGSALAVAEEASDAARHSAIWDQTDANKDGYVSKDEASAVARKMSPAMDFMASDKNRDGRVSKDEYAAAQTTPRASDGSKDHGATERGVAGPSGPEAK